In Propionicimonas paludicola, a single window of DNA contains:
- the holA gene encoding DNA polymerase III subunit delta, whose translation MLGAVEQGRSFGCSLLVTGPESLLAERAVADFVERALAERPDAAVNRLEAANLDAGALAEATGGSLFASASIVVLNDLASLPEQLNDQLLAQAGNPGPDLALAIVHGGGVKGKGLLDRLKKLRPELVDCQSLKPWNLPQFVNAEVRRAKGRADTAACEAMVDAVGTDLRALAAAVRQLLDDSAERTITEAAVRRYFGGRAEVTGFAVADDTMAGNGEGALGKLRWALATGVAPVQVTSALSSSLRGLGKYLDGRDLRLSDPDLAKLAGVPPWKLKDLSRLSRDWKPGGVAQAIQAVAVADAQIKGAASDPGFALEQAVLKVISYRGRR comes from the coding sequence ATGCTAGGCGCCGTGGAACAGGGAAGATCGTTCGGATGCTCACTATTGGTTACCGGCCCGGAGTCATTGCTGGCTGAGCGGGCGGTGGCCGACTTCGTCGAGCGGGCCCTGGCTGAACGACCCGATGCAGCCGTGAACCGGCTGGAGGCGGCCAACCTTGACGCGGGGGCACTGGCCGAGGCCACCGGTGGCTCACTGTTCGCCTCTGCGAGCATCGTTGTGCTCAACGACCTGGCCTCGCTCCCCGAACAGCTGAACGACCAGCTGCTGGCCCAGGCCGGCAATCCGGGGCCAGATCTGGCCCTGGCGATCGTCCATGGTGGGGGAGTCAAGGGCAAAGGCCTGCTGGATCGGCTGAAGAAGCTGCGTCCCGAACTTGTCGACTGCCAAAGCCTCAAGCCCTGGAACCTGCCCCAGTTCGTCAACGCCGAGGTCCGCCGAGCCAAGGGGCGGGCCGATACTGCCGCCTGCGAAGCCATGGTGGACGCCGTGGGCACCGACCTGCGGGCGTTGGCCGCGGCCGTCCGGCAACTGCTCGATGACTCCGCCGAACGGACGATTACCGAGGCAGCCGTGCGTCGCTACTTCGGCGGACGCGCTGAGGTGACTGGCTTCGCGGTGGCCGACGACACCATGGCCGGAAACGGCGAAGGCGCGCTCGGCAAGCTGCGTTGGGCCTTGGCCACCGGAGTGGCTCCGGTGCAGGTGACCAGCGCGCTGTCGTCCAGCCTGCGCGGGCTGGGTAAGTACTTGGATGGGCGCGATCTGCGGCTGTCCGACCCGGATCTGGCCAAGCTGGCCGGGGTGCCGCCGTGGAAGCTGAAGGATCTGTCCCGGCTGTCCCGGGATTGGAAGCCCGGCGGCGTTGCCCAGGCCATTCAGGCGGTTGCGGTGGCCGATGCGCAGATCAAGGGCGCGGCCAGCGATCCGGGGTTCGCCTTGGAGCAGGCGGTGCTGAAGGTGATCTCCTACCGCGGCCGGCGCTGA
- the rpsT gene encoding 30S ribosomal protein S20, with amino-acid sequence MANIKSQKKRILTNEKARLRNKAVKSGLRTQVRKFNEALEAGDTAKAQELAKVATRALDKAVSKGVIHANQAANRKSAIASKAAAL; translated from the coding sequence GTGGCGAACATCAAGTCTCAGAAGAAGCGGATCCTGACCAACGAGAAGGCCAGGCTGCGGAACAAGGCCGTGAAGTCGGGCCTGCGTACCCAGGTCCGCAAGTTCAACGAGGCTCTCGAGGCCGGCGACACCGCCAAGGCCCAGGAGCTGGCCAAGGTCGCGACCCGCGCCCTGGACAAGGCCGTAAGCAAGGGCGTCATTCACGCCAACCAGGCTGCGAACCGCAAGTCGGCGATCGCCTCCAAGGCCGCCGCACTCTGA
- the lepA gene encoding translation elongation factor 4, translating to MSKPVPGKTPPAMIRNFCIIAHIDHGKSTLADRMLQLTGVVDERSMRAQYLDRMDIERERGITIKSQAVRMPWRVDGADYVLNMIDTPGHVDFTYEVSRSLAACEGAILLIDAAQGIEAQTLANLYLALEADLHIIPVLNKIDLPSAQPDKYAAEIAHLVGCEPSDVLRVSAKTGVGVKELLDLVVADVPAPVGDPKAPARALIFDSVYDTYRGVVTYVRVVDGELSHRERVLMMSTKATHETLEVGVISPEPIKSPALGVGEVGYLITGVKEVRQSRVGDTVTIASRPASKDLGGYRPPHPMVYAGLYPIDGADFPELREALDKLQLNDAALVYEPETSGALGFGFRVGFLGLLHMEIVRERLEREFNLDLISTAPNVVYRVVMEDGSEHIVTNPSEYPDGKIAEVHEPIVRATVLAPAEFIGTILELCQARRGEQLGMDYLSEDRVEIRYLLPLAEIVFDFFDALKSRTKGFASLDYDEAGEQISKLVKVDVLLHGEPVDAFSSIVHADAAYTYGVAMAKKLKELIPRQQFEVPIQAAIGSRVIARESVRALRKDVLAKCYGGDITRKRKLLEKQKEGKKRMKMVGRVEIPQEAFVAALSTGESPDKKK from the coding sequence ATGTCGAAACCCGTACCCGGCAAGACCCCGCCCGCGATGATCCGCAACTTCTGCATCATCGCGCACATCGACCACGGCAAATCCACCCTGGCCGACCGGATGCTGCAGCTCACCGGAGTGGTGGACGAGCGGTCGATGCGGGCCCAGTACCTGGACCGGATGGACATCGAGCGCGAGCGCGGGATCACCATCAAGTCCCAGGCCGTCCGGATGCCGTGGCGGGTGGACGGTGCCGACTACGTGCTCAATATGATCGACACCCCCGGCCACGTGGACTTCACATATGAGGTGTCGCGTTCGCTGGCCGCCTGTGAGGGCGCCATCCTGCTGATCGACGCCGCCCAGGGGATCGAGGCCCAGACGCTGGCCAACCTCTATCTAGCCCTGGAAGCCGATCTGCACATCATTCCGGTGCTGAACAAGATCGACCTGCCCAGCGCCCAGCCCGACAAGTACGCCGCCGAGATCGCCCACCTGGTCGGCTGCGAGCCGTCCGATGTGCTGCGGGTCTCGGCCAAGACCGGCGTCGGGGTGAAGGAGCTGCTCGACCTGGTGGTGGCGGACGTCCCGGCGCCGGTGGGCGATCCCAAGGCCCCGGCCCGGGCGCTGATCTTCGACTCTGTCTATGACACCTATCGCGGTGTGGTCACCTATGTCCGGGTGGTCGACGGCGAGCTCAGCCACCGCGAGCGGGTGCTGATGATGTCCACCAAGGCCACCCACGAGACCCTCGAGGTCGGGGTGATCTCGCCGGAGCCGATCAAGTCGCCGGCGCTGGGCGTCGGCGAGGTCGGCTACCTGATCACCGGGGTGAAAGAGGTGCGCCAGTCCCGGGTCGGTGACACGGTCACCATCGCCTCGCGTCCGGCCAGCAAGGATCTGGGCGGGTACCGTCCGCCGCATCCGATGGTCTACGCCGGGCTCTACCCGATCGACGGTGCCGACTTCCCCGAACTGCGCGAGGCGCTGGACAAGCTGCAGCTCAACGACGCGGCCCTGGTCTATGAGCCGGAGACCTCGGGAGCGCTCGGCTTCGGCTTCCGGGTGGGCTTCCTCGGCCTGCTGCACATGGAGATCGTCCGGGAGCGGCTGGAGCGGGAGTTCAACCTCGATCTGATCTCGACCGCGCCCAACGTGGTCTATCGAGTGGTCATGGAGGACGGCTCCGAGCACATCGTGACCAACCCCTCGGAGTACCCCGACGGGAAGATCGCCGAGGTGCACGAGCCGATCGTCCGCGCCACCGTGCTGGCCCCGGCTGAGTTCATCGGCACGATCCTGGAGCTGTGCCAGGCCCGTCGCGGCGAGCAGCTGGGCATGGACTATCTGTCGGAGGATCGGGTCGAGATCCGCTACCTGCTGCCGCTGGCCGAGATCGTCTTCGACTTCTTCGATGCGCTGAAGTCGCGGACCAAGGGCTTCGCCTCGCTGGACTACGACGAGGCCGGCGAGCAGATCTCGAAGCTGGTCAAGGTGGACGTCCTGCTGCACGGCGAGCCGGTGGATGCCTTCAGCTCGATCGTCCACGCCGACGCCGCCTACACCTACGGCGTGGCCATGGCCAAGAAGCTCAAGGAGCTGATCCCGCGCCAGCAGTTCGAGGTGCCCATCCAGGCGGCCATCGGCTCCCGGGTGATCGCGCGGGAGTCGGTCCGGGCGCTCCGCAAAGACGTGCTGGCCAAGTGCTACGGCGGTGACATCACCCGTAAGCGCAAGCTGCTGGAGAAGCAGAAGGAGGGCAAGAAGCGGATGAAGATGGTCGGCCGGGTGGAGATCCCCCAGGAGGCCTTCGTCGCCGCGCTGTCCACCGGCGAGTCTCCGGACAAGAAGAAGTAA
- a CDS encoding S-methyl-5'-thioadenosine phosphorylase, with the protein MDAEIGIIGGSGFYEFLENPRTIEVDTPFGAPSAAPAVGEVGGRTVAFLPRHGAQHQFPPHRVNYRANLWALRSVGVRQVIAPAAVGSLVPELGPGAFVVPDQVIDRTWGRAHTVYDGVGEVIHTAFADPYCPRGRATVLAAADQSTPLVDGGTLVVINGPRFSTRAESRWHAAAGGTVVGMTGVPEASVARELAMCYTTVCMVTDHDAGVEAGEEVTHAEVMRVFANNIERLKSLLLRVIADLPGAESDEAAVCTCRRVHDGQKLPFPLP; encoded by the coding sequence ATGGACGCAGAGATCGGCATCATCGGCGGCAGCGGCTTCTACGAGTTCCTGGAGAACCCGCGGACCATCGAGGTGGACACCCCCTTCGGAGCTCCCAGCGCGGCTCCGGCCGTCGGCGAGGTCGGCGGACGGACGGTCGCCTTCCTGCCCCGGCACGGCGCCCAGCACCAGTTCCCGCCGCATCGGGTGAACTACCGGGCCAACCTGTGGGCGCTGCGCAGCGTCGGGGTGCGTCAGGTGATCGCCCCGGCCGCGGTCGGCTCGCTGGTCCCCGAACTCGGTCCGGGCGCTTTCGTGGTGCCCGACCAGGTGATCGACCGCACCTGGGGACGGGCCCACACTGTCTACGACGGCGTCGGCGAGGTCATTCACACCGCCTTCGCCGACCCGTACTGCCCGCGCGGACGGGCCACCGTCCTGGCCGCGGCCGACCAGAGCACGCCGCTGGTCGACGGCGGCACCCTGGTGGTGATCAACGGTCCACGCTTCTCCACTCGCGCCGAGTCCCGCTGGCATGCCGCGGCCGGTGGCACCGTGGTCGGAATGACCGGCGTGCCCGAGGCGTCCGTGGCCCGCGAACTGGCCATGTGCTACACCACGGTCTGCATGGTCACCGATCATGACGCCGGGGTCGAAGCCGGCGAAGAGGTGACCCACGCCGAGGTGATGCGGGTCTTTGCCAACAACATCGAGCGGCTGAAGTCGCTGCTGCTGCGGGTGATCGCCGACCTGCCGGGTGCGGAGTCCGACGAGGCCGCGGTCTGCACCTGCCGTCGGGTCCACGACGGTCAGAAGCTGCCGTTCCCGCTGCCCTGA
- the hemW gene encoding radical SAM family heme chaperone HemW, whose protein sequence is MPSTPPPGDPAPADGALPPERLIGTEQRRLSAYVHVPYCSSRCGYCDFNTYTAAELGAEPGSGQDAYLAAARAEFALAARVLGPRPPLQTVFFGGGTPTLLPATELAGLLTGLRETFGLAPDCEVTTEANPESVDQAYLETLRAAGFNRLSLGMQSAVPSVLQVLERRHTPGRVAQVVDWARAAGFESISLDLIYANPHETLDQWRATIDAALALAPDHLSAYSLIVEPGTRLAARIGRGELPLPDSDQQADCYLIADEAFTAAGLVNYEVSNWARPGHEARHNLAYWHSDDWWGFGPGAHSHVNGVRWWNLRHPAGYTTALAGGSSPAQARELLTPDDRRVERVMLELRLIDGLPLDVLTGSEAARLPELVRAGLIDRTERSVRFTRSGRLLADGVIRNLLD, encoded by the coding sequence ATGCCCTCCACCCCGCCGCCGGGGGATCCGGCACCGGCCGACGGCGCCCTGCCGCCGGAGCGGCTGATCGGTACCGAGCAGCGCCGGCTGAGCGCCTACGTCCACGTCCCGTACTGCAGCTCGCGATGTGGCTACTGCGACTTCAACACCTACACGGCCGCCGAACTGGGCGCTGAGCCCGGTTCGGGTCAGGACGCCTACCTGGCCGCAGCCCGCGCCGAGTTCGCCCTGGCGGCTCGGGTGCTCGGTCCGCGACCGCCGCTCCAGACGGTCTTCTTCGGTGGCGGGACGCCCACTCTGCTGCCGGCCACCGAGTTGGCCGGACTGCTGACCGGGCTGCGGGAGACCTTCGGTCTGGCTCCGGACTGTGAGGTGACCACCGAGGCCAATCCGGAGAGCGTCGACCAGGCCTACCTGGAGACACTGCGGGCGGCGGGGTTCAACCGGCTCTCCCTCGGCATGCAGTCGGCGGTGCCGAGCGTGCTGCAGGTGCTGGAGCGACGGCACACCCCGGGACGAGTGGCCCAGGTGGTCGACTGGGCTCGGGCGGCCGGGTTCGAGTCGATCAGCCTCGATTTGATCTATGCCAACCCGCACGAGACTCTCGACCAGTGGCGGGCCACCATCGATGCCGCCCTCGCTCTGGCCCCCGATCACCTCAGCGCCTACTCCCTGATCGTCGAGCCCGGAACTCGGCTGGCGGCCCGGATCGGACGCGGTGAACTGCCGCTGCCCGACTCCGACCAGCAGGCCGACTGCTACCTGATCGCCGATGAGGCGTTCACTGCGGCCGGACTGGTGAACTACGAGGTGAGTAACTGGGCGCGTCCGGGGCACGAGGCGCGGCACAACCTCGCCTATTGGCACAGCGACGACTGGTGGGGCTTCGGGCCGGGTGCCCACTCCCACGTCAACGGCGTCCGATGGTGGAATTTGCGACACCCTGCCGGCTACACCACTGCGCTGGCAGGTGGCTCCTCGCCGGCCCAGGCGCGCGAGCTCCTGACCCCCGACGACCGCCGGGTGGAGCGGGTGATGCTGGAGCTGCGGCTCATCGACGGGCTGCCCTTGGACGTCCTCACCGGATCCGAGGCGGCGCGACTTCCCGAACTTGTCAGAGCAGGATTGATTGACAGAACCGAACGATCAGTTCGGTTTACCCGGTCGGGCCGACTACTTGCTGATGGGGTAATCCGCAATCTTCTCGATTGA
- a CDS encoding branched-chain amino acid ABC transporter substrate-binding protein gives MNKSMFKLAGVAVVVGALALTGCGTRGGASAESSASGSAPAATKVAKIGVIAPLSGDLSALGLGIKNSVDLAIKQANESKAIPGWTLELAAEDDEAKPDVGKNAATKLASDDAVIGVVGTLNSSVAQSVIPVLAAANIAQVSPANTNPSLTKGEDLANAKRPYANYFRTCTTDAVQGPFAAQYLLGVGIKKVATIHDKKTYGQGLVDNFTTAFKAGGGEIVAAETINPDDKDFSAVITKVKTAAPAAIYYGGEYPQAGPLSKQAKAAGLNVPLMGGDGIYDGNFIKLGGTAGDLATSVGAPVDTLESAKAFVEAYKAAGYSEPYAAYGAYSYDAANAIINALKVSLASATDAKSARQATLDALGKVSFDGATGKVGFDEFGDSVSRVLTVYKVDGTEWKAETTGSLK, from the coding sequence GTGAACAAGAGCATGTTCAAGTTGGCCGGCGTCGCCGTGGTGGTGGGCGCTTTGGCCCTCACTGGGTGTGGAACCCGCGGCGGTGCGTCCGCTGAGAGTTCCGCCTCCGGAAGCGCCCCTGCGGCCACCAAGGTCGCGAAGATCGGTGTGATCGCGCCACTGTCGGGTGATCTGTCCGCTCTGGGCCTGGGTATCAAGAACTCGGTTGACCTGGCGATCAAGCAGGCCAACGAGTCCAAGGCGATCCCGGGCTGGACCCTGGAGCTCGCCGCCGAGGATGACGAGGCCAAGCCCGATGTCGGCAAGAACGCCGCCACCAAGCTCGCCTCGGACGACGCCGTGATCGGTGTGGTCGGCACCCTGAACTCGTCGGTCGCGCAGAGCGTGATCCCGGTTCTCGCTGCCGCGAACATCGCCCAGGTGTCCCCGGCGAACACCAACCCCAGCCTGACCAAGGGCGAGGACCTGGCCAACGCCAAGCGTCCCTACGCCAACTACTTCCGTACCTGCACCACCGACGCAGTTCAGGGTCCGTTCGCGGCTCAGTACCTGCTCGGCGTCGGGATCAAGAAGGTTGCGACCATCCACGACAAGAAGACCTACGGTCAGGGTCTGGTCGACAACTTCACGACTGCGTTCAAGGCTGGCGGTGGCGAGATCGTTGCAGCTGAGACCATCAACCCCGATGACAAGGACTTCTCCGCGGTCATCACCAAGGTGAAGACGGCTGCGCCGGCAGCGATCTACTACGGTGGCGAGTACCCGCAGGCGGGCCCGCTGTCCAAGCAGGCCAAGGCTGCCGGTCTCAACGTCCCGCTGATGGGTGGCGACGGCATCTACGACGGCAACTTCATCAAGCTCGGCGGTACTGCCGGCGACTTGGCCACCTCGGTCGGCGCTCCGGTTGACACCCTCGAGTCGGCGAAGGCCTTCGTCGAGGCCTACAAGGCTGCGGGTTACTCCGAGCCGTACGCCGCCTACGGCGCGTACTCCTACGATGCTGCGAACGCGATCATCAACGCGCTGAAGGTCAGCCTCGCTTCTGCTACCGACGCCAAGTCGGCTCGCCAGGCCACCCTGGACGCCCTCGGCAAGGTCAGCTTCGACGGCGCCACCGGCAAGGTTGGCTTCGACGAGTTCGGCGATTCGGTCTCCCGGGTGCTCACCGTTTACAAGGTGGACGGCACCGAGTGGAAGGCCGAGACGACCGGTTCACTGAAGTGA
- a CDS encoding branched-chain amino acid ABC transporter permease, with protein sequence MIAVGYTVVYGIVQLINFAHGEIFMVGAFGAYATWMVMGQPAKLSVGMALGVVLPLMLVGGVVSSVVVALLTERVAYRPLRNAPRLAPLISAIGVSVFLQEFVRLFYGWIPIYGRLPGWPDPKSAVPFPSISGISDASIPLGGVLVQASALFTLLALAVCTVFLWFFVNRTKTGRAMVATSQDPDTARLMGINVDRVIMAAFAVGAGLAAIAGVAHGLRYGNIDPRMGFLAGLKAFTAAVLGGIGNINGAVIGGLVLGVVEAMATTFIPGQFGSSAWKDVWAFALLILVLVFRPQGLLGAKVVDRA encoded by the coding sequence TTGATCGCTGTCGGTTACACCGTTGTCTACGGCATCGTTCAGCTGATCAACTTCGCTCACGGCGAGATCTTCATGGTCGGAGCCTTCGGTGCCTATGCCACCTGGATGGTGATGGGGCAGCCCGCCAAGCTCAGTGTCGGTATGGCGTTGGGAGTGGTCCTGCCGCTGATGCTGGTCGGCGGCGTGGTGTCGTCCGTGGTCGTGGCCCTGCTCACTGAGCGAGTCGCCTATCGGCCGCTGCGCAACGCGCCACGATTGGCCCCACTGATCTCGGCCATCGGCGTCTCGGTCTTCCTGCAGGAGTTCGTCCGCCTCTTCTACGGCTGGATACCGATCTACGGACGGCTCCCCGGCTGGCCCGATCCGAAGAGTGCGGTGCCGTTCCCCTCGATCTCAGGGATCAGCGACGCTTCGATCCCGCTGGGTGGGGTTCTGGTGCAGGCCTCGGCGCTGTTCACCCTGCTGGCCCTGGCGGTCTGCACGGTCTTCCTGTGGTTCTTCGTGAACCGCACCAAGACCGGACGCGCCATGGTGGCCACCTCGCAGGATCCTGATACGGCCCGGCTGATGGGCATCAACGTCGATCGGGTGATCATGGCCGCCTTCGCCGTCGGTGCCGGCCTGGCCGCCATCGCCGGTGTGGCGCACGGCCTTCGCTATGGCAACATCGATCCGAGAATGGGCTTCCTGGCCGGCCTCAAGGCGTTCACCGCCGCGGTGCTGGGTGGCATCGGCAACATCAACGGTGCCGTGATCGGCGGGCTCGTGCTGGGCGTGGTTGAGGCTATGGCCACCACGTTCATCCCCGGTCAGTTCGGTAGCTCAGCCTGGAAGGACGTCTGGGCCTTTGCTCTGCTGATCCTGGTGCTGGTCTTCCGGCCGCAGGGTCTGCTCGGCGCCAAGGTGGTGGACCGGGCATGA
- a CDS encoding branched-chain amino acid ABC transporter permease, whose translation MRAIIPDQVKIAYRYPARAVGASGGVLMLVSILLPWSYGGKALDDMSYYGSPSPLQICFGVLAVLVLALLTIPLVGKQRLGAWAKIVAWNTTAKTASITALVTAGIAVTSIAVELGGLVNVEIGGWLAIGGGVAAVASTLFLPDSPEPRLDELKSPKWLQITAIVLLMAAALFAAAFALGQVDAGSFLTLGSFLVAIVMILRQFGVFGWLGMAAAANNRVLVISAFTVAFLFPFTQNGSNANMSIAAQVLIFAATALGLNIVVGLVGLLDLGYIAFLGAGAFTAAVLSESAYSHFDFHPPFIVTVLISGVVASILGLIIGAPTLRVSGDYLAIVTLAFGEIFRITMNNLDGNDGPNITNGSNGIPGIPDLDYFGFNFGQAHVIFGVDIGRFANYYWLMLLVIGLIIVVFTNLNHSRIGRGWVAIREDELAAEAMGVNTFALKLLAFAGGAFLAGIAGAVKAHHDVSVTPDQYIFLESAFLLAAVVLGGMGTVMGVLIGATILKLLPEKLRFFADIRLLLFGLLLVVMMRFRPEGIVADERRQLEFHDENEELAEEVEEELIAHKAHLNPEREAFEL comes from the coding sequence ATGAGAGCCATCATTCCTGACCAGGTCAAGATCGCTTACCGCTACCCGGCTCGCGCCGTGGGTGCGTCCGGCGGCGTGCTGATGCTGGTCTCGATCCTGCTGCCGTGGTCCTACGGCGGCAAGGCCCTGGACGACATGTCCTACTACGGGTCGCCATCGCCGCTGCAGATCTGCTTCGGGGTGCTGGCCGTGTTGGTGCTGGCCCTGCTCACCATCCCGCTGGTCGGCAAGCAGCGGCTCGGTGCCTGGGCCAAGATCGTGGCCTGGAACACAACGGCCAAGACGGCATCGATCACGGCTCTGGTCACAGCCGGAATCGCGGTCACGTCGATCGCGGTCGAGCTCGGTGGACTGGTCAACGTCGAGATCGGCGGCTGGCTGGCCATCGGTGGTGGAGTGGCCGCGGTCGCGTCCACGCTGTTCCTGCCGGACTCTCCCGAACCCCGCCTGGACGAACTGAAGAGCCCCAAGTGGTTGCAGATCACGGCCATCGTGCTGCTGATGGCGGCTGCGCTCTTCGCGGCGGCCTTCGCACTGGGTCAGGTGGACGCTGGGAGCTTCCTCACCTTGGGCTCCTTCCTGGTGGCGATCGTGATGATCCTTCGCCAGTTCGGTGTCTTCGGTTGGTTGGGCATGGCGGCAGCGGCGAACAACCGGGTCCTGGTGATTTCGGCCTTCACTGTGGCCTTCCTGTTCCCGTTCACCCAGAACGGCTCGAACGCCAACATGTCGATCGCGGCGCAGGTGCTGATCTTCGCTGCCACGGCGCTCGGTCTGAACATCGTGGTCGGTCTGGTCGGCCTGCTCGACCTGGGCTACATCGCCTTCCTGGGAGCCGGTGCGTTCACCGCGGCAGTGTTGTCGGAGTCGGCCTACAGCCACTTCGACTTCCACCCGCCGTTCATCGTGACTGTGCTGATCTCCGGCGTGGTGGCCTCGATCCTCGGCTTGATCATCGGCGCCCCGACGCTGCGGGTCTCCGGTGACTATCTGGCCATCGTCACCTTGGCCTTCGGCGAGATCTTCCGGATCACGATGAACAACTTGGATGGCAACGATGGGCCGAACATCACCAACGGCTCCAACGGCATCCCGGGCATCCCGGACCTGGACTACTTCGGCTTCAACTTCGGTCAGGCCCACGTCATCTTCGGAGTCGACATCGGCCGCTTCGCCAACTACTACTGGCTGATGCTGCTGGTGATCGGCCTGATCATCGTGGTGTTCACCAACCTCAACCACTCCCGGATCGGGCGTGGCTGGGTGGCGATCCGCGAGGACGAACTGGCCGCCGAGGCCATGGGCGTGAACACCTTCGCGCTGAAGCTGCTGGCCTTCGCCGGTGGCGCCTTCCTGGCCGGTATCGCCGGTGCCGTGAAGGCACACCACGACGTGTCGGTGACCCCCGACCAGTACATCTTCCTGGAGTCGGCGTTCCTGCTGGCTGCGGTGGTGCTGGGCGGCATGGGCACGGTGATGGGAGTGCTGATCGGTGCCACCATCTTGAAGCTGCTGCCGGAGAAGCTGCGCTTCTTCGCCGACATCCGGCTCCTGCTGTTCGGCCTGTTGCTGGTGGTGATGATGCGGTTCCGTCCGGAGGGCATCGTCGCGGACGAGAGGCGTCAGCTGGAGTTCCATGACGAGAATGAGGAACTGGCCGAGGAGGTCGAGGAAGAGCTGATCGCTCACAAGGCGCACCTCAACCCGGAGCGGGAGGCGTTCGAACTATGA
- a CDS encoding ABC transporter ATP-binding protein, whose product MGMPVEEAMQQVQTMDRNVLLDARNVTMQFGGLIAVNDVSLQVHSGEIVGLIGPNGAGKTTFFNCLTGLYKPTFGMVTFDGKPLPPKPRMVVREGMARTFQNIRLFHNMTAIENVMVGMYSRTKTNAIDAVFRLPRHRREEIASTRRAQELLEFVGLTGVGDTLSRNLPYGDQRRLEIARALATEPKLLLLDEPTAGMNPQETRQAEELIFKIRDLGLAVLVIEHDMRFIFNLCDRVSCLVRGAVLVEGPGDVVQNDPRVIEAYIGSPAAPPAATTDPLNGGVADA is encoded by the coding sequence ATGGGAATGCCTGTCGAGGAAGCTATGCAGCAGGTGCAGACCATGGACCGCAACGTCCTGCTCGATGCCCGCAACGTCACCATGCAGTTCGGCGGCCTGATCGCCGTCAACGACGTCAGCCTGCAGGTGCACAGCGGTGAGATCGTCGGCCTGATCGGTCCCAATGGGGCCGGCAAGACCACCTTCTTCAACTGCCTGACCGGGTTGTACAAGCCGACGTTCGGCATGGTCACCTTCGATGGCAAGCCGCTGCCGCCCAAGCCGCGGATGGTGGTTCGGGAAGGGATGGCTCGGACGTTCCAGAACATCCGGCTGTTCCACAACATGACGGCCATCGAGAACGTCATGGTCGGCATGTACAGCCGCACCAAGACCAATGCGATCGACGCGGTCTTCCGCTTGCCCCGGCATCGGCGCGAGGAGATCGCCTCCACGCGTCGGGCCCAGGAGCTGTTGGAGTTCGTGGGGCTGACCGGAGTGGGGGACACCCTCTCCCGGAACCTGCCCTATGGCGACCAGCGACGCCTGGAGATCGCCCGGGCACTGGCCACCGAGCCGAAGCTGCTGCTGTTGGACGAGCCGACTGCCGGCATGAACCCTCAGGAGACCCGACAGGCCGAGGAGCTGATCTTCAAGATCCGCGACCTGGGCCTGGCCGTCCTGGTGATCGAGCACGACATGCGGTTCATCTTCAATCTGTGTGATCGGGTGTCCTGCCTGGTCCGCGGGGCGGTGCTGGTCGAAGGTCCTGGCGACGTCGTCCAGAACGACCCGCGGGTGATCGAGGCCTACATCGGCTCGCCGGCCGCGCCGCCGGCAGCGACGACCGATCCCCTCAACGGAGGTGTCGCAGATGCTTGA
- a CDS encoding ABC transporter ATP-binding protein produces MLEIKDMVVAYGRVNAVKGISFEVKQGQVVTLLGTNGAGKSTTLRAISGLLKLVSGEIWFEGERLDGIAAHKIVERGIAQSPEGRRLFRQMSVEDNLRLGAFSRKDTSKIRSDMDRIFDLFPVLGERRSEAAGLFSGGEQQMLAIGRAMMSRPKLLMLDEPSMGLSPIMTQTIMRTISELQADGVTILLVEQNAQAALSLADRGYVLEVGHIMFSDTGAALLGDDRVRKAYLGAD; encoded by the coding sequence ATGCTTGAGATCAAGGACATGGTGGTCGCCTACGGCCGAGTCAACGCGGTCAAGGGGATCAGCTTCGAAGTGAAGCAAGGACAGGTGGTGACCCTGCTGGGCACCAACGGCGCCGGCAAGTCCACCACGCTGCGAGCCATCTCCGGTCTGCTGAAGCTGGTCTCCGGCGAGATCTGGTTCGAAGGGGAGCGGCTGGACGGCATCGCTGCGCACAAGATCGTCGAGCGCGGCATCGCCCAGTCCCCGGAGGGTCGGCGACTGTTCCGGCAGATGTCGGTGGAGGACAACCTCAGGCTGGGTGCCTTCTCCCGCAAGGACACCTCGAAGATCCGCTCGGATATGGATCGGATCTTCGACCTCTTCCCGGTGCTCGGTGAGCGCCGTTCAGAGGCGGCCGGTCTGTTCTCCGGCGGTGAGCAGCAGATGCTGGCCATCGGCCGGGCCATGATGAGCCGGCCCAAGCTCCTGATGTTGGACGAGCCGTCCATGGGGCTGAGCCCGATCATGACCCAGACGATCATGCGGACCATCTCCGAGCTCCAGGCCGACGGAGTGACCATCCTGCTGGTCGAGCAGAACGCCCAGGCGGCACTGTCACTGGCCGACCGTGGCTACGTGCTCGAGGTCGGTCACATCATGTTCAGCGACACCGGGGCGGCCCTGCTCGGCGACGACCGGGTCCGCAAGGCCTACCTCGGCGCTGACTGA